A section of the Campylobacter porcelli genome encodes:
- a CDS encoding AsmA-like C-terminal domain-containing protein translates to MNKISHIIFKNRLLMLFLTLIIAIFALFIWLKIGIKIESLDFNRFKISQLYIKLDNKITLRAKNIDIFPSDDKQNSQKSSLQIIHYAKWIDMLFDKIELENISIGKQKSYFIYTDNKFNLDSKKIYINAHLARQNNNLNLAINEINIKDFNTTISGYLRLNFYDDKHSFNGKFNSYELNGDINLNIDKDILSYEISNVKAPTIAQFMDALAGAISLDSEVKNWIYGYIIASDYRLEILRGEFNLKSNDPLISKIYGKASANMPVVKFHPNLPAATANSVIITFENSNLIFDIKEPVYQDQIADIGLSINNLDKNSNLILDISTKSLYNSSINDILKAYDIGIPILQNSGSLDTKLRLDINLNSSNLKADGEFILDDSVIDIAGAKFSSKHAKIILKDNKITIQDAHIQNDIFDSNFTALIDASSKVAQFNTKFNSLKIPNLLDIKDLDDNITLEFASDTIISSKALGYSINLNQPIKIDIPSISPLKPYSKLINDLNITKANISIITDDFSNITARASDVNFNLPIINKKDESYTKDNFTIQISDVIDIKSDSGVINATIINDEINLFLNSAKISIDSKAAKSSLDTNINFIANNTAINATDINKSVLFEHFSGSKKKDEFRFDGEFDGGYISLTEGKDILKARGNGISAQTVNDILDFNSFSEGIFGIKLIGKSSKNFKADLELQNTYLKDYIIYQQLLTFLNSVPSLLIFKVPDFNTKGFSVKNGNIRIQRVDDNLTIHAIDIEGASADIVGSGSINLKDNSLDITLELKLLKDASTIIDKIPLVNHILLGKDKSISTIIAIKGTIDEPDIQTQVINDVLKTPFNIIKNTLTLPFVIFE, encoded by the coding sequence ATGAATAAAATTTCACATATTATATTTAAAAATCGCCTTTTAATGCTGTTTTTAACGCTAATTATAGCCATCTTTGCCCTTTTTATATGGTTAAAAATCGGAATTAAAATAGAATCTTTGGATTTTAACCGATTTAAAATTTCGCAATTATATATAAAATTAGATAACAAAATTACACTAAGAGCAAAAAATATAGATATTTTCCCATCTGATGATAAGCAAAATAGCCAAAAATCATCACTTCAGATTATACATTATGCTAAATGGATTGATATGCTATTTGATAAAATAGAGCTAGAAAACATATCAATTGGTAAGCAAAAATCATACTTCATCTATACAGATAATAAATTTAATCTTGATAGCAAAAAAATCTATATAAACGCACATTTAGCTAGGCAAAATAATAATCTAAATTTAGCCATAAATGAGATAAATATTAAGGATTTTAATACCACAATTAGCGGATATTTAAGGCTAAATTTCTATGATGATAAGCATAGTTTTAATGGCAAATTTAACTCATATGAGCTAAATGGGGATATAAATTTAAATATAGATAAAGATATTTTAAGCTATGAAATTTCAAATGTAAAAGCACCAACCATAGCTCAATTTATGGACGCTTTAGCTGGTGCAATAAGCCTAGATAGCGAGGTTAAAAATTGGATTTATGGATATATCATTGCTAGTGATTATAGGCTTGAGATTTTGCGTGGAGAGTTTAATCTTAAGAGTAATGACCCACTTATTTCTAAAATATATGGCAAAGCAAGTGCTAATATGCCAGTTGTCAAATTCCACCCAAATCTCCCAGCGGCAACTGCTAACTCTGTTATAATCACATTTGAAAACTCAAATTTGATATTTGATATCAAAGAGCCAGTTTATCAAGACCAAATAGCCGATATAGGACTTAGTATAAACAATCTAGATAAAAACTCAAATTTAATCTTAGATATTAGCACAAAATCTCTATATAATAGTAGTATCAACGATATACTAAAAGCCTATGATATAGGAATTCCAATATTACAAAATAGCGGATCTCTTGATACTAAATTGCGTCTTGATATAAACCTTAATAGCTCAAATCTTAAAGCTGATGGGGAGTTTATACTAGATGATAGCGTTATAGATATAGCAGGGGCTAAATTTAGCTCCAAACACGCCAAAATAATTCTAAAAGATAATAAAATCACAATCCAAGACGCACATATACAAAATGATATTTTTGATTCTAATTTCACTGCTTTGATAGATGCTAGTAGCAAAGTAGCGCAATTTAATACCAAATTTAACTCACTGAAAATTCCAAATCTACTTGATATTAAAGATTTAGATGATAATATCACTTTAGAATTTGCTAGCGATACTATAATTAGCTCAAAAGCCCTAGGCTATAGTATAAATTTAAATCAGCCAATAAAAATAGATATCCCTAGCATTTCCCCGCTTAAGCCATATTCTAAGCTGATAAATGACCTAAACATAACCAAAGCCAATATATCAATCATAACTGATGATTTTAGCAATATTACAGCTAGGGCAAGTGATGTAAATTTTAATTTACCAATCATAAATAAAAAAGATGAGAGCTACACTAAGGATAACTTCACCATACAAATTAGCGATGTTATAGATATTAAAAGCGATAGTGGAGTGATAAATGCAACCATTATAAATGATGAGATCAATCTATTTTTAAACTCAGCTAAAATTTCCATAGATTCAAAAGCGGCAAAAAGTAGCTTAGATACCAATATAAATTTCATAGCTAATAATACAGCCATAAATGCTACTGATATTAATAAAAGCGTTTTATTTGAGCATTTTAGCGGTAGCAAGAAAAAAGATGAGTTTAGATTTGACGGGGAATTTGATGGGGGATATATATCTTTAACTGAAGGGAAAGATATATTAAAAGCAAGGGGAAATGGCATATCAGCTCAAACCGTAAATGATATTTTAGACTTTAATAGCTTTAGTGAAGGTATATTTGGGATTAAACTAATAGGCAAAAGTAGTAAAAATTTTAAGGCTGATTTAGAGCTACAAAACACATATTTAAAAGATTATATAATCTACCAACAGCTCTTAACTTTCTTAAATTCCGTTCCATCTTTGCTTATATTTAAAGTTCCTGATTTTAATACCAAAGGTTTTAGTGTTAAAAATGGAAATATAAGAATTCAAAGAGTTGATGATAATCTTACCATACACGCCATAGATATAGAAGGAGCAAGTGCAGATATAGTAGGTAGCGGGAGTATAAATTTAAAAGATAATAGCCTAGATATAACCTTGGAGTTAAAACTCCTAAAAGACGCTAGTACCATAATAGATAAGATACCTTTGGTTAATCACATATTATTAGGCAAAGATAAAAGCATATCAACCATCATCGCCATAAAAGGGACAATAGATGAGCCAGATATTCAAACTCAAGTGATAAATGATGTCTTAAAAACCCCATTTAATATAATTAAAAATACACTAACCCTGCCCTTTGTGATATTTGAGTAG
- the mltG gene encoding endolytic transglycosylase MltG, whose protein sequence is MLIPIFNHIKRAKMAIISVKNSIKRRFLNIICEILFIFFLTIFASLSQTMNTSKVVYLPQGSVGEIISYLAKLNFKVDGFDKYILVLMGFPQSGWIDIGKTTLSKFDFLYKLTTAKAAMRDITLIPGETTAYFFYDISKKFGLNYDELMRNYLANSPIKEGFLVPETYKIPVGISEAHLVYYLINISKKQHENLSKKIFGQWDERRWYEFITIASVVQKEAANKDEMPIVASVIYNRLKIGMKLQMDGTLNYDLHSHEKITPQRIANDNSRYNTYKYAGLPPNAVCNVSFDAIKAAIFPKKTNYLYFVRDKSTGAHIFSSTYEAHIRAINRSNKAK, encoded by the coding sequence ATTTTAATTCCGATTTTTAACCATATAAAAAGGGCAAAGATGGCTATAATTAGCGTTAAAAACAGCATTAAAAGGCGATTTTTAAATATAATATGTGAAATTTTATTCATATTTTTCCTAACGATTTTCGCATCACTATCCCAAACAATGAATACAAGTAAGGTCGTATATTTGCCACAAGGAAGCGTAGGTGAAATTATATCCTATTTAGCTAAACTAAATTTTAAGGTTGATGGATTTGATAAATACATTTTGGTTTTAATGGGATTTCCGCAATCTGGCTGGATAGATATCGGTAAGACCACTCTTAGCAAATTTGACTTTTTATACAAGCTTACTACAGCTAAGGCTGCTATGAGAGATATTACTTTAATTCCTGGAGAGACTACGGCATATTTTTTCTATGATATTTCTAAGAAATTTGGCTTAAATTATGATGAATTAATGAGGAATTATCTAGCAAATTCGCCAATTAAAGAGGGGTTTTTAGTCCCTGAAACATATAAAATTCCAGTTGGAATTAGCGAGGCTCATCTAGTTTATTACCTTATAAATATCTCAAAAAAACAGCACGAAAACCTAAGCAAAAAGATATTTGGGCAGTGGGATGAGAGGCGGTGGTATGAGTTTATAACCATAGCATCAGTAGTGCAAAAAGAGGCCGCAAATAAAGATGAAATGCCTATTGTAGCCTCAGTTATATATAATAGGTTAAAAATCGGAATGAAACTACAGATGGACGGGACGCTAAATTATGATCTACACTCTCACGAGAAGATAACACCACAAAGAATAGCTAATGACAACTCAAGATATAATACCTATAAATATGCTGGTCTTCCGCCAAATGCGGTTTGTAATGTCAGCTTTGATGCGATTAAGGCAGCAATTTTTCCTAAAAAGACAAATTATCTATATTTCGTAAGAGATAAGAGCACAGGAGCTCATATATTTAGCTCTACTTATGAAGCCCATATAAGAGCAATTAATCGCTCAAATAAGGCTAAGTAA
- a CDS encoding ATP-dependent helicase: MPLSKLNKEQYRAATAPMGHNLIIASAGTGKTSTIVARIAHLLNSGIKANKILLLTFTNKAASEMIERLERYFDSSTISQITAGTFHSVSNLLLKTLDKGVILKQPSELKTLLKSITDRRQFHRISDIKGYSGAYLYDIYSLFCNSCVNDESFVDWFSLNYPDQAEFAEIYDDILREFEETKANFNYADFNDLLIKMKNELKKGARIYFDEILVDEYQDTNSLQGSLIDAFNTKSLFCVGDFDQSIYAFNGANIGIIGSFKDRYLDSNMFSLNINYRSSAKILALANRVISNNPRLYPKSLKVGRQGEFKPPILLTYDELFIQYSSVAQLISDSRYNKNDIAIIFRNNSSADGLEIALKELGISCKRKGGISFFESREIKALIDLVAILVNPRDIMAFIHILEYAKGVGNAHAKELFDIISSAGHGSIIKGLRNPDKNSVKLSTKKHNYQLGLFDDFSEFIPSNRFCDLGFDDEFMASPILNYSNLNQNGAIFLYELRNLILNLDKNSSSNEIINTIIKSKIYNIIVDILATKRATLKSGNIDNELKHNAMERIISKANVLLEISNRHNNIDNFYNFLTLGKSEMSQGEGVNLLTIHASKGLEFNLVFVVDLAQGRFPNSKLMSDIEEERRLFYVAVTRAKDELVLSYAKYDKIRKVQYQPSCFLVEAGMAKPSI; this comes from the coding sequence ATGCCACTTTCAAAGCTAAATAAAGAGCAGTATAGAGCCGCTACAGCACCTATGGGGCATAATCTCATTATAGCAAGTGCAGGAACTGGCAAAACTAGCACAATAGTAGCTAGGATAGCTCACCTTCTAAATTCAGGCATAAAAGCTAATAAAATTTTATTATTAACATTTACCAATAAAGCCGCTAGCGAGATGATAGAGAGATTGGAGCGTTATTTTGATAGCTCCACAATATCGCAAATCACAGCTGGGACATTTCATTCAGTTTCAAATTTACTCCTAAAAACTCTTGATAAAGGGGTGATCTTAAAGCAGCCTAGTGAGCTAAAGACGCTATTAAAGAGCATTACAGATAGAAGGCAATTCCACAGAATTAGCGATATTAAGGGCTATAGCGGGGCGTATTTGTATGATATATACTCTTTGTTTTGTAATAGCTGTGTTAATGATGAGAGCTTTGTAGATTGGTTTAGCTTAAACTACCCAGATCAGGCCGAATTTGCTGAAATTTACGATGATATTTTGCGTGAGTTTGAAGAGACTAAGGCAAATTTTAATTATGCTGATTTTAACGATCTATTAATCAAGATGAAAAATGAGCTAAAAAAGGGGGCTAGAATTTATTTTGATGAAATTTTAGTTGATGAGTATCAAGATACAAATTCCCTTCAAGGCTCATTAATAGATGCTTTTAATACTAAAAGTCTATTTTGTGTAGGGGATTTTGACCAAAGCATTTACGCTTTTAATGGGGCAAATATAGGGATTATTGGTAGCTTTAAAGATAGATATTTAGATTCTAATATGTTTTCTTTGAATATAAATTACCGCTCAAGTGCTAAAATCCTAGCCTTAGCAAATAGGGTAATTTCTAACAACCCACGCCTATATCCAAAATCCCTTAAAGTAGGGCGTCAAGGGGAGTTCAAACCCCCAATTTTGCTTACTTATGATGAGCTTTTTATCCAGTATAGCTCTGTAGCACAGCTAATCTCAGATAGCAGATATAATAAAAATGATATCGCCATAATCTTTCGTAATAACTCAAGTGCAGATGGCTTAGAGATAGCATTAAAAGAGCTTGGCATAAGCTGTAAAAGAAAGGGCGGGATTAGCTTTTTTGAGTCTCGTGAGATAAAAGCACTCATTGATCTAGTGGCAATTTTGGTAAATCCTAGGGATATTATGGCATTTATCCATATATTAGAGTATGCTAAGGGTGTGGGTAATGCTCACGCTAAAGAGCTTTTTGACATTATAAGCTCAGCAGGTCATGGAAGCATAATAAAAGGTCTTAGAAATCCAGATAAAAATAGTGTAAAACTCTCTACTAAAAAGCACAATTACCAGCTTGGATTGTTTGATGATTTTAGTGAATTTATACCTTCAAATAGATTTTGTGATCTTGGATTTGATGATGAATTTATGGCATCTCCTATTTTAAATTACTCAAATTTAAATCAAAATGGTGCAATATTTTTATATGAGCTTAGAAATTTAATCCTTAATCTAGATAAAAATAGTAGCTCAAATGAGATTATAAACACGATAATAAAATCTAAAATTTACAATATAATAGTTGATATTTTAGCAACCAAAAGAGCAACGCTAAAAAGTGGTAATATAGATAATGAGCTAAAACATAACGCAATGGAGCGTATAATATCAAAGGCTAATGTGCTTTTAGAGATTAGCAACCGCCATAATAATATTGATAATTTTTATAATTTTCTAACCTTAGGCAAGAGCGAAATGAGCCAAGGCGAAGGGGTAAATTTACTTACTATTCATGCTAGTAAGGGGCTTGAGTTTAATCTTGTTTTTGTGGTGGATTTAGCTCAAGGTAGATTTCCAAATTCAAAATTAATGAGTGATATAGAAGAGGAAAGAAGGCTATTTTATGTAGCTGTTACAAGGGCAAAAGATGAATTAGTGCTAAGCTATGCTAAGTATGATAAGATAAGAAAAGTTCAGTATCAACCAAGCTGCTTTTTAGTCGAAGCTGGTATGGCAAAGCCATCGATTTAA
- a CDS encoding succinate CoA transferase: MIDNTINDTSRIKDARYLSKVIKADEAAALIPHKSQIGFSGFVGAGSPLYVPIAIANRAQKLHAAGNEYKISIYSGASTDVDLDGILAKANCVEFRTPFNTDPSMRGRINSGETRYLDVHLSSLAWQVECGYFGDMDFAVIEISGITEDGKLIPTTSVGNNQAWLNAAKKVILELNINQPKELEGFHDIYVQAKPPFREPIPLKTARDRIGTPYMSVDFDKVVAVVLSSTDDRLNSFTPLDEVSIAIGDNVAKFFAAEEAAGRLPKGKLLPLQSGIGNVANAVLAALSKAGYKGLECYSEVIQDGMLDLVKDGTVDLASASALSLSPTAVEEFRKNVDFYKEHIILRPQEISNSPELVRRLGVVAMNGMLEADIYGNINSTNVMGTQMMNGIGGSGDFARNGYLSLFLTPSVAKGGAISAIVPFVSHIDHTEHDTMVVVTEYGYADLRGCSPRQRAQKMIAIAHPDYRDMLQDYFDRACAQPKPGHTPHILSEALSWHDRFNKTGSMKK; encoded by the coding sequence ATGATTGACAATACTATAAATGATACTAGTCGTATCAAAGATGCTAGATATTTATCTAAGGTTATCAAAGCTGATGAAGCAGCAGCCCTTATCCCGCATAAATCTCAAATCGGATTTAGCGGATTTGTCGGTGCTGGAAGTCCTTTGTATGTTCCAATTGCAATTGCCAATAGAGCGCAAAAATTACATGCCGCTGGAAATGAGTATAAAATTAGTATATATTCAGGTGCTAGCACTGATGTGGATTTAGATGGTATTTTGGCTAAGGCTAATTGTGTTGAGTTTAGAACTCCATTTAATACAGACCCAAGTATGAGAGGTCGCATTAACTCAGGTGAGACTAGGTATCTTGATGTGCATTTATCATCTCTTGCGTGGCAAGTGGAGTGTGGATATTTTGGTGATATGGATTTTGCAGTTATTGAAATTTCAGGCATTACAGAAGATGGTAAATTAATCCCTACTACATCAGTAGGCAATAACCAAGCTTGGCTAAACGCTGCTAAAAAGGTTATATTAGAGCTAAATATCAATCAGCCAAAAGAGCTTGAGGGCTTCCATGATATTTATGTCCAAGCAAAGCCGCCATTTCGTGAGCCAATCCCGCTTAAAACTGCTAGAGATCGCATAGGAACTCCATATATGAGCGTGGATTTTGATAAGGTTGTAGCTGTGGTATTAAGCTCTACTGATGATAGGCTAAATAGCTTTACTCCGCTTGATGAAGTATCAATAGCAATTGGGGATAATGTAGCTAAATTTTTTGCTGCTGAAGAGGCGGCTGGTAGATTACCAAAAGGCAAATTATTGCCACTTCAAAGCGGTATTGGCAATGTAGCTAATGCTGTTTTAGCTGCTCTTAGCAAGGCTGGATATAAAGGGCTTGAGTGCTACTCAGAAGTTATCCAAGATGGTATGCTAGATCTTGTAAAAGACGGCACCGTTGATCTAGCCTCAGCTTCAGCTCTCTCACTTAGCCCAACTGCGGTAGAGGAATTTAGAAAAAATGTTGATTTCTATAAAGAGCATATAATTCTTCGCCCACAAGAGATATCAAATAGCCCAGAATTAGTAAGACGCCTTGGAGTTGTAGCTATGAATGGTATGCTAGAAGCTGATATATATGGCAATATCAACTCAACAAATGTTATGGGAACGCAGATGATGAATGGAATTGGCGGTAGTGGCGACTTTGCTAGAAATGGCTATCTATCTCTATTCTTAACCCCTTCAGTAGCAAAGGGTGGAGCAATATCTGCAATCGTGCCATTTGTAAGCCATATTGATCACACTGAGCATGATACTATGGTGGTTGTAACTGAGTATGGATATGCTGATTTAAGAGGTTGTAGTCCAAGACAGAGAGCGCAAAAGATGATAGCTATAGCTCATCCAGATTATAGAGATATGCTACAAGACTACTTCGATAGAGCGTGCGCTCAGCCAAAGCCAGGTCATACTCCACATATTTTAAGCGAAGCTTTAAGCTGGCATGATAGATTTAATAAAACAGGTAGTATGAAAAAGTAG
- a CDS encoding GGDEF domain-containing protein, which translates to MNLINDNLSFNFKFVLMLFLCVTLLYSFIFYMMNMYILSVVSFLGLFVYAVSIKSIDENEYDRVFLLSHLHIVISAVLATIILGWDYGFYLIIIAIASTTYLNIFKNRVITYLLAGFDFAIFIFVYMISNIYFPKEPGEFVEIFYISNLAFLLFLFVVIFKVYGIVNQINIKDLHRYRHELKTASQTDHLTGLINKRALNIILAKKSNKTITIAMCDIDNFKSINDKFGHNVGDEVLKTLAKIFTKNTNKSDIVCRWGGEEFVIVATNTSRINFINQIQNIRFIINQTPVKISNNKSIHFTVTFGISDSGTDPNKLTDQADKRLYKGKRSVKNCIIAK; encoded by the coding sequence ATGAATCTAATAAACGATAATCTCTCATTTAATTTCAAATTTGTATTAATGCTATTTTTGTGTGTTACACTTCTATACTCTTTTATATTTTACATGATGAATATGTATATTCTATCTGTTGTCTCATTTTTGGGGCTTTTTGTCTATGCTGTTTCTATTAAATCCATAGATGAAAATGAGTATGATAGGGTATTTTTGCTATCGCATTTGCATATTGTCATATCAGCGGTGTTGGCTACTATTATACTTGGGTGGGATTATGGGTTTTATCTTATTATTATAGCTATTGCATCAACTACATATCTAAATATCTTTAAAAATAGAGTGATTACTTATCTATTAGCTGGATTTGATTTTGCTATTTTTATCTTTGTTTATATGATCTCAAATATATATTTTCCAAAAGAGCCAGGAGAATTTGTAGAGATATTTTATATAAGCAATCTTGCCTTTTTATTATTTTTATTTGTTGTGATATTTAAGGTTTATGGTATCGTAAATCAGATAAATATCAAAGACCTTCACAGATATAGACATGAGCTAAAAACTGCCTCTCAGACAGATCACCTAACAGGTCTTATAAATAAACGAGCACTAAATATAATACTAGCTAAAAAATCCAATAAAACAATCACCATAGCTATGTGCGATATAGATAACTTTAAGAGTATAAATGATAAATTTGGACATAATGTTGGCGATGAAGTATTAAAAACTCTAGCTAAGATATTTACCAAAAATACAAATAAGTCTGATATAGTCTGTCGCTGGGGCGGAGAGGAGTTTGTCATCGTAGCAACCAATACTAGTAGAATAAATTTTATAAACCAAATTCAAAATATCAGATTTATAATCAATCAAACTCCAGTTAAAATCTCTAATAATAAATCCATTCACTTTACAGTAACATTTGGAATTTCAGATAGCGGGACAGATCCAAACAAACTTACAGATCAAGCTGATAAAAGGCTATATAAAGGTAAAAGAAGTGTCAAAAACTGCATAATTGCCAAATAG
- a CDS encoding GGDEF domain-containing protein, translating into MNTATKELKLHPKIYQKLMLLYIIILAVYGSMYVYSGLFFLFTNFAICFFISTALYIDFNEPKFEKIINFWIQISATYAMVISIITLGWGYGFELFLLELIGVCYVSPMKNLFIKFMLPSLQLILFIVLYFTFGDQDIKYGSPTLQHISFLFCFFMIAIKFIVLQDSHSNTYAMDIIATQNENISYKNIAEIDYLTGLYNRAPMNEIIEQNFKMLSNKKIKSLAIILCDIDNFKSINDTYGHIFGDIVLSKVAEILDNKISKFGKISRWGGEEFLAIIPAQNIKRSIQIAESARVAIHNANPNKVPISATFGLLYIEDAIDINQAISLADNLLYRGKNQGKNQVVSEKYESNKR; encoded by the coding sequence AAATTACACCCAAAAATTTATCAAAAGCTAATGCTATTATACATCATTATTTTAGCTGTATATGGCTCAATGTATGTTTACTCTGGGCTATTTTTTCTATTTACAAATTTTGCAATATGCTTTTTCATATCTACGGCTCTTTATATTGATTTTAACGAGCCAAAATTTGAAAAAATTATAAATTTTTGGATTCAAATTAGTGCCACTTATGCTATGGTTATATCCATAATTACACTAGGCTGGGGATATGGATTTGAGCTATTTTTGCTTGAGTTAATAGGCGTTTGCTATGTATCGCCAATGAAAAATTTATTTATCAAATTTATGCTTCCATCTCTTCAGCTAATTCTATTTATAGTCTTATACTTTACATTTGGAGATCAAGATATTAAATATGGCTCACCAACACTTCAGCATATTAGCTTTCTATTTTGCTTTTTTATGATTGCTATTAAATTTATAGTATTACAAGATAGCCACAGCAATACCTATGCTATGGATATTATCGCTACACAAAATGAGAATATCAGCTATAAAAATATCGCTGAAATTGACTATCTAACTGGCTTATATAATAGAGCTCCAATGAATGAGATAATAGAGCAAAATTTCAAAATGCTATCAAATAAAAAGATTAAATCACTAGCTATTATCCTTTGTGATATAGATAATTTTAAAAGCATAAATGACACCTATGGTCATATATTTGGTGATATAGTTCTATCTAAAGTAGCAGAGATACTAGATAATAAAATATCTAAATTTGGTAAGATTAGTCGCTGGGGCGGAGAGGAATTTTTAGCTATAATTCCAGCTCAAAATATAAAAAGATCAATCCAAATCGCAGAATCTGCTAGAGTAGCCATTCATAATGCCAATCCAAATAAAGTCCCAATTAGTGCTACATTTGGTCTATTATATATAGAAGATGCCATAGATATAAATCAAGCTATTAGCCTTGCTGATAACCTACTTTATCGCGGCAAAAATCAAGGTAAAAATCAAGTAGTATCGGAAAAATATGAATCTAATAAACGATAA